The Halomonas sp. 7T genome contains a region encoding:
- a CDS encoding ParA family protein, giving the protein MSQIIALTNQKGGVGKSTSAVNLAASLAALDRRVLLVDLDPQGHASMGSGIDKYELDKSVLDVLLGEATANEVIVRDLPVKFDVLPGNGDLTAAEVELLDIDQRQSRLSLALNAVADDYDVVLIDCPPSLNMLTVNALTAADGVLIPLQCEFYALEGLSALLDTVEQIKQSVNPELAISGILRTMYDKRTSLTREVDKQLRDFFGDALLKTTIPRNVKVAEAPSHGLPVTQYARFSRGSQAYRVLAKEMIRRLSL; this is encoded by the coding sequence GTGAGCCAGATCATTGCCCTGACCAACCAAAAAGGCGGCGTGGGCAAATCCACCTCAGCCGTAAATCTAGCGGCCAGCCTAGCAGCGCTGGATCGCCGTGTACTGCTGGTAGACTTAGACCCACAAGGGCATGCCAGTATGGGTAGCGGTATCGATAAATATGAGCTGGATAAAAGCGTACTCGACGTGCTGCTAGGAGAGGCAACGGCCAATGAAGTTATTGTGCGCGACTTGCCAGTTAAGTTTGACGTGCTGCCTGGCAACGGTGACTTAACCGCAGCGGAAGTAGAGCTACTGGACATCGACCAGCGGCAAAGCCGTTTATCGCTGGCGCTCAATGCGGTAGCCGATGACTACGATGTAGTGCTCATTGATTGCCCCCCGTCGCTCAATATGCTGACGGTTAATGCCCTCACTGCAGCGGATGGGGTGCTGATTCCACTGCAATGCGAATTTTATGCGCTGGAAGGCTTGTCAGCGCTGCTGGATACGGTCGAACAGATCAAGCAGAGTGTTAACCCTGAACTCGCTATTTCAGGCATTTTGCGCACCATGTACGATAAGCGCACCAGCTTAACGCGAGAAGTCGATAAGCAACTGCGCGATTTTTTCGGTGATGCGCTGCTGAAAACCACTATTCCGCGTAATGTGAAGGTTGCCGAGGCGCCCAGTCATGGGTTGCCAGTTACGCAGTACGCGCGCTTTTCACGCGGTAGCCAAGCGTATCGAGTGTTAGCGAAAGAGATGATTCGTCGTCTATCACTTTAA
- a CDS encoding amino acid ABC transporter ATP-binding protein yields MTSTQSPIVRMQQLNKHFGSLHVLNNIDLEIIPGEVVVIIGASGSGKSTLIRCINGLEEFQSGSLEVDGNPLLPNGKSSKALQTIRTEVGMVFQQFNLFPHLSVRDNVTLAPMKVRGWSRQDAEETAERLLERVGIADQADKYPSQLSGGQQQRVALARALAMEPRLMLFDEPTSALDPEMIGEVLDAMRELAKEGMTMVIVTHEMGFAREVADRVIFIHKGEIAEQGPPEQLFDTPQHERTQSFLARVLKH; encoded by the coding sequence ATGACCTCTACCCAATCGCCCATTGTGCGTATGCAGCAGCTCAATAAGCATTTTGGCAGCCTGCACGTACTCAATAATATTGACCTTGAAATTATCCCTGGCGAAGTCGTCGTTATTATCGGTGCCAGCGGTTCAGGTAAATCAACGCTAATCCGCTGTATCAACGGCTTAGAAGAGTTCCAATCCGGCTCTCTTGAGGTTGATGGCAACCCACTACTGCCCAACGGTAAAAGCAGTAAAGCGCTACAAACTATCCGTACCGAAGTTGGCATGGTGTTTCAGCAGTTTAATCTTTTTCCTCACTTAAGCGTGCGCGACAATGTCACCTTAGCGCCGATGAAAGTGCGAGGGTGGAGCCGCCAAGATGCGGAAGAGACCGCTGAACGACTGTTAGAGCGCGTTGGTATCGCTGACCAGGCCGATAAGTACCCAAGCCAGCTCTCCGGCGGTCAGCAGCAGCGTGTGGCGTTAGCCCGTGCGTTAGCCATGGAACCCCGTCTTATGCTGTTTGACGAGCCCACGTCAGCGCTTGACCCTGAAATGATTGGCGAAGTTCTGGATGCCATGCGTGAGCTTGCCAAAGAGGGTATGACCATGGTGATTGTGACCCACGAAATGGGCTTTGCGCGTGAAGTGGCGGATCGCGTTATTTTTATCCATAAAGGTGAAATTGCTGAACAGGGGCCTCCCGAGCAGCTGTTCGACACGCCACAACATGAGCGAACACAATCTTTTCTTGCTCGCGTTTTGAAGCATTAG
- a CDS encoding transporter substrate-binding domain-containing protein — translation MSYLLKKSVIATALALGLGSTTIAFAQTPTVNVATDPSFVPFEMMDPETGEMIGFDMDIISAVAERAGFEVNLTTMEFSGIIPAVQTGSQEIALAGITITEERAQVVDFSDPYYDSGLQIIVRADNEEVSSIEDLAGLTVATKIGSTSYDFLQQELGDDADITPYPGTADMYMALLGRNVDAVLYDAPNVAYFSQTRGEGRTKVVGPLYEGQQYGIVFHKGSEWVEPTNEALASMREDGTYDEIYTKWFGEAPSAE, via the coding sequence ATGAGCTACTTACTGAAAAAATCTGTCATTGCCACCGCTCTCGCATTGGGTTTAGGCAGTACCACTATCGCGTTTGCACAAACGCCTACTGTAAATGTGGCCACTGACCCAAGCTTTGTGCCGTTTGAAATGATGGACCCAGAAACCGGCGAAATGATCGGTTTCGATATGGATATCATCAGCGCAGTCGCCGAACGTGCAGGTTTTGAGGTTAACCTCACTACCATGGAGTTTTCTGGCATCATTCCTGCGGTACAGACCGGCAGCCAGGAAATCGCCCTCGCAGGCATCACCATTACCGAAGAGCGTGCCCAGGTTGTCGACTTCTCCGACCCCTACTATGACTCAGGTCTGCAAATTATTGTGCGCGCCGACAACGAAGAGGTCTCTTCGATTGAAGATCTAGCGGGTCTCACCGTTGCCACCAAGATCGGCTCCACTAGCTACGACTTTCTTCAACAAGAACTCGGCGATGATGCTGACATTACTCCCTACCCAGGCACCGCCGACATGTATATGGCGCTGTTAGGGCGTAACGTCGATGCCGTACTGTACGATGCCCCTAACGTGGCCTACTTCTCACAAACCCGCGGCGAAGGACGTACCAAGGTTGTCGGCCCACTGTATGAAGGCCAGCAGTACGGCATCGTGTTCCATAAAGGCAGCGAGTGGGTAGAGCCTACCAACGAAGCGCTAGCCTCCATGCGTGAAGACGGCACCTATGATGAAATCTACACAAAGTGGTTTGGTGAAGCCCCCAGCGCTGAGTAA
- a CDS encoding amino acid ABC transporter permease yields the protein MDVNFQFDWSAAFGSIPYLLPGIPWTLLISFGGLAIGFFIGIFFGLLRISPVRWLRWPAVLYVEIFRGTPILVQVLFIFYGLPQLLGGPINALVAGIAAIAINSGAYISEIVRGGVQSIERGQREASLSLGLSRTQAFRYVIWPQALRRMIPPLGNQGIISIKDTSLFSVIGVGELVRQGQIYIATTFTALEVYFMVALMYLAITWTLSLILRQVERRGLAGQ from the coding sequence GTGGACGTTAACTTTCAGTTTGATTGGTCGGCCGCATTTGGGTCGATTCCTTACTTGTTGCCCGGTATTCCTTGGACACTGCTCATCTCGTTCGGCGGCTTGGCGATCGGCTTCTTTATCGGCATTTTCTTTGGTTTATTACGTATCAGTCCCGTGCGCTGGCTACGCTGGCCAGCCGTTTTATATGTTGAGATTTTCCGCGGTACGCCGATTTTAGTGCAGGTTCTGTTTATTTTTTATGGCTTGCCCCAACTGCTGGGAGGGCCGATCAACGCACTCGTTGCCGGTATTGCCGCTATCGCCATTAACTCAGGAGCGTATATTTCTGAAATAGTGCGGGGCGGCGTACAGTCTATTGAACGGGGCCAGCGAGAAGCATCGCTCTCATTAGGCCTTTCACGAACCCAAGCGTTTCGTTACGTGATTTGGCCACAAGCCCTAAGACGCATGATTCCTCCACTGGGTAACCAGGGCATCATTAGTATCAAAGATACCTCGCTATTTTCAGTGATCGGGGTCGGTGAATTAGTCCGCCAAGGGCAGATTTATATTGCGACTACCTTTACCGCACTTGAGGTCTATTTCATGGTGGCGCTGATGTACCTTGCCATCACCTGGACTCTCTCTTTGATTCTGCGCCAAGTTGAGCGCAGAGGCCTCGCAGGACAATAA
- the rsmG gene encoding 16S rRNA (guanine(527)-N(7))-methyltransferase RsmG → MNSLQSLITSLPTGVAPRLDEGLNALNLGVTSLQREQLLALLALLHKWNRAYNLTAVRDVEEMVSRHVLDSAAVAPYVHGPRLLDVGAGPGLPGLVLAILKPELQVTLLDSNGKKVRFQRQAAMELALSNVTPTQVRVEQFIGQAFDQVISRAFASLVDFVTLTHALPAANGQWLAMKGPGADEELKHLPSGIVLQERHLLSVPFETAERQLLILTPKGVE, encoded by the coding sequence ATGAACTCTTTGCAGTCTCTGATAACTAGCCTACCCACTGGCGTTGCGCCCCGTTTAGATGAAGGCTTAAACGCGCTTAATTTGGGCGTTACCTCCTTACAGCGCGAACAGCTGTTAGCGTTATTGGCTCTGTTGCATAAGTGGAACAGGGCTTATAACCTCACTGCAGTACGCGATGTGGAAGAAATGGTCTCTCGCCACGTGCTTGATAGCGCTGCCGTGGCCCCTTATGTACATGGGCCAAGGTTGCTTGACGTTGGCGCTGGGCCGGGATTGCCGGGGTTAGTCTTAGCAATTCTCAAGCCTGAACTGCAGGTAACGCTGCTGGATAGCAACGGTAAAAAAGTGCGCTTTCAACGCCAGGCAGCCATGGAGTTAGCCCTGAGCAACGTTACTCCTACTCAGGTGCGTGTTGAGCAATTTATCGGCCAAGCATTTGATCAAGTGATTTCACGGGCGTTTGCAAGCTTGGTGGATTTTGTCACCCTCACCCACGCATTACCGGCAGCAAACGGGCAGTGGCTAGCCATGAAAGGCCCAGGCGCCGACGAAGAGCTAAAACACTTACCTTCAGGTATCGTGCTTCAAGAGCGTCATCTGTTGAGCGTACCTTTTGAAACGGCCGAGCGGCAGCTGTTGATTCTGACCCCAAAAGGAGTTGAGTAG
- a CDS encoding ParB/RepB/Spo0J family partition protein, with amino-acid sequence MTRKRALGRGLDALIGAGARRRDSLDLTGDATLERTDAPLLPAASHDASAERLERLPLGQLSRGKYQPRRDIQPEALEELADSIRAQGVMQPIVVRPVGEERYEIIAGERRWRAAQLAELDVIPAVIRDVSDEVALALALIENIQRENLNAVEEALALKRLGDEFELTQQQIADAVGKSRTQVANLLRLLALDPEVQTLLERGDLDMGHARALLSLNSTQQRQVAHEVVNNDLTVRATEALVKKVQTSQAPIKSSSRVAKTPDVARLETHLGELLGAPVSIDHGQKGKGKVTIRYTSLEELDGILAHIK; translated from the coding sequence ATGACGCGTAAACGCGCGCTAGGACGTGGCCTGGATGCCCTGATTGGTGCGGGCGCCCGTCGTCGTGACAGTTTAGATTTAACCGGTGACGCTACGCTAGAGCGAACAGACGCACCGTTATTGCCCGCCGCTTCCCATGATGCGTCAGCGGAGCGTTTAGAGCGTTTGCCCTTGGGCCAGCTTTCCCGCGGCAAGTATCAGCCTCGCCGAGACATTCAGCCCGAAGCATTGGAAGAGCTGGCTGACTCTATTCGTGCCCAAGGGGTGATGCAGCCGATCGTGGTGCGGCCAGTAGGTGAAGAGCGCTACGAAATAATTGCCGGTGAACGCCGCTGGCGTGCCGCTCAGTTGGCAGAGCTGGATGTTATCCCTGCGGTTATTCGCGATGTTAGCGATGAAGTTGCGCTCGCTCTGGCGCTAATCGAAAATATTCAGCGAGAGAATCTGAATGCTGTTGAAGAAGCCTTGGCGTTAAAACGCTTGGGTGATGAATTCGAGCTTACTCAGCAGCAAATAGCCGACGCGGTAGGCAAATCACGCACCCAAGTTGCCAACTTATTACGCTTACTAGCGCTGGATCCTGAAGTGCAAACACTGCTTGAGCGCGGTGATCTCGATATGGGGCATGCACGGGCGCTGCTGTCGCTCAACAGCACTCAGCAGCGCCAGGTTGCCCATGAGGTGGTCAATAATGACTTGACCGTGCGGGCTACCGAAGCGTTGGTTAAAAAAGTTCAAACAAGCCAGGCGCCTATTAAATCTTCCTCTCGTGTTGCTAAAACGCCAGATGTAGCGCGGCTCGAGACGCATTTAGGCGAGTTGTTAGGCGCGCCTGTATCAATTGATCACGGGCAGAAAGGTAAAGGCAAAGTGACAATTCGCTATACCAGTCTCGAAGAGTTGGACGGCATCTTGGCGCATATTAAATAG
- the argC gene encoding N-acetyl-gamma-glutamyl-phosphate reductase, giving the protein MIKVGIVGGTGYTGVELLRLLSQHPHVSVEAITSRSEAGVKVCDMYPNLRGHYDTLAFSEPDANALGAMDAVFFATPHGVAHALAGELLEKGTRVIDLSADFRLRDAAEWSQWYDQPHGAPELLKEAVYGLPEMHREQIKSARLIAVPGCYPTAVQLGYLPLLEAGLIDPGQLIADCKSGVTGAGRGAKVGSLLAEASESMKAYGASGHRHLPEIRQGLRDMQTNAVGLTFVPHLTPMIRGIHATLYSTLASEPGDLQALFEQRYANEPFVDVMPAGSHPETRSVKGNNTCRLAIHRPGNGNTVVVLSVIDNLVKGASGQAIQNLNLMFGFDENTGLTAPALMP; this is encoded by the coding sequence GTGATTAAGGTTGGTATTGTCGGCGGTACGGGTTACACCGGTGTCGAGCTTTTAAGGCTCCTCTCCCAGCACCCCCACGTTAGCGTAGAAGCGATTACCTCACGATCGGAAGCGGGCGTTAAGGTGTGCGATATGTACCCCAACCTGCGCGGCCACTACGACACGCTGGCGTTTAGCGAGCCCGATGCCAACGCGTTAGGGGCGATGGATGCCGTGTTTTTTGCCACTCCCCACGGTGTGGCCCACGCCCTTGCCGGGGAGCTGCTCGAAAAGGGCACACGGGTTATCGATCTCTCGGCCGATTTTCGCCTGCGCGATGCAGCGGAGTGGAGCCAGTGGTACGACCAGCCCCACGGCGCACCAGAGCTATTAAAAGAAGCTGTTTACGGCCTGCCAGAAATGCATCGTGAGCAGATAAAAAGCGCTCGCTTAATTGCCGTACCCGGCTGCTATCCTACCGCCGTTCAGCTGGGCTATCTGCCACTTTTAGAAGCGGGCCTAATCGACCCAGGCCAGTTAATCGCTGACTGTAAATCCGGCGTTACCGGGGCTGGCCGTGGCGCCAAAGTAGGGTCACTGCTCGCCGAAGCCAGCGAATCCATGAAAGCCTACGGTGCGTCTGGTCATCGCCATTTGCCTGAAATTCGTCAAGGCTTGCGCGATATGCAGACAAACGCCGTGGGCCTTACGTTTGTGCCTCACTTAACGCCCATGATTCGCGGTATACATGCCACCCTCTACAGCACACTCGCCAGCGAACCCGGCGATTTACAAGCGCTGTTTGAGCAGCGTTATGCCAACGAGCCGTTTGTGGATGTGATGCCTGCGGGCAGCCACCCGGAAACCCGCAGCGTCAAAGGTAACAATACCTGCCGTTTAGCGATTCATCGCCCAGGCAATGGCAATACCGTTGTTGTGCTCTCAGTGATTGATAACCTCGTTAAAGGCGCTTCTGGCCAGGCGATTCAAAATCTTAACTTAATGTTTGGCTTTGACGAAAACACTGGCCTTACAGCCCCTGCCTTGATGCCTTAA
- a CDS encoding chloride channel protein, producing MARFSRSDFTLESFRRQLANVDALPQLCVLGLMSGVITGALMVAFRLLLEAGAALYMPEGNPEAFEGLAPWLRALLPIVAVSLVGTLLYRQKATARKLGVGHVIERLTYHQGRFPMRNWLNQWWVGVVSVLGGLSAGREGPAIHLGAAASSGLGLKLRLPNNSLRVLVACGTAAGISASFNTPIAGVIFAMEVVMMEYTLMSFMPVILASTMGALVAQLVYGNEPAFRIPEVALGSLLNVPWVVVMGLVIGLLAGLFIHVSRSQYLQQWPLWLRLGVVGVATGAVAWWFPDVQGIGYDSVAAILNNQLAVSVLLALMIAKLLITAITVAGGVPIGIIGPVLVVGAATGALGGMLGGWLWPDKAANPGIYAMLGMAAMMGAVLQAPLAALMALLELTHSPNIMLPGMLVVVVACLTSRQLTGCEGFFISSVRYGLHPLQQPLMQALSRVSVPAVMERQLVRTERMITPNHARRLLESSPVWLVIERSSSEKPVLALKAAELARWLLEHDKALEGEAPPDDELIDLLEVPGQRLEMAPIALQATLSEAFLKLQADTLDALYVVHGYRPKQQRISGIITRDAIERYYHYVDPLSVESQSAEKKP from the coding sequence GTGGCACGTTTTTCCCGGTCAGATTTCACCTTAGAGAGTTTTCGACGCCAATTGGCGAACGTGGACGCCCTGCCGCAGCTATGCGTGCTGGGGCTGATGTCGGGGGTTATAACGGGCGCATTAATGGTGGCGTTTCGCTTACTGCTTGAGGCGGGCGCCGCGCTCTATATGCCTGAGGGTAATCCGGAAGCTTTTGAAGGTTTAGCGCCATGGCTACGGGCGCTATTGCCAATTGTAGCGGTAAGCCTCGTGGGCACGCTGCTATATCGTCAAAAAGCCACAGCACGCAAGTTGGGGGTAGGGCATGTCATTGAGCGCCTTACCTATCATCAAGGACGCTTTCCTATGCGCAACTGGTTAAACCAGTGGTGGGTCGGTGTGGTGTCGGTGCTGGGTGGGCTTTCTGCCGGGCGTGAAGGGCCGGCGATTCATTTGGGCGCTGCGGCATCAAGCGGCTTGGGACTTAAGCTTCGCTTACCCAATAATAGCCTGCGTGTGTTAGTGGCTTGCGGTACCGCTGCGGGTATTTCAGCTTCGTTTAATACACCTATAGCGGGTGTCATTTTCGCCATGGAAGTGGTGATGATGGAATATACCCTGATGAGCTTTATGCCCGTGATACTCGCCTCGACCATGGGGGCACTCGTTGCTCAGCTGGTGTACGGCAACGAACCGGCGTTTCGTATTCCTGAGGTTGCTCTGGGTTCATTATTGAATGTGCCTTGGGTGGTCGTGATGGGGTTAGTGATTGGCCTGTTAGCAGGTTTGTTTATTCATGTGTCACGTAGCCAGTACCTGCAACAGTGGCCGCTGTGGTTAAGGTTAGGCGTAGTTGGTGTGGCAACAGGGGCTGTTGCATGGTGGTTTCCTGACGTACAAGGCATTGGGTACGACAGTGTTGCTGCCATTTTGAACAATCAGCTAGCTGTCAGCGTTCTGCTGGCGCTAATGATTGCTAAGTTATTGATTACTGCCATCACGGTGGCTGGAGGGGTGCCGATCGGCATTATTGGCCCTGTATTAGTGGTAGGCGCTGCCACCGGAGCCCTAGGGGGAATGTTAGGTGGCTGGCTATGGCCAGATAAAGCGGCAAATCCCGGCATTTATGCGATGCTGGGCATGGCGGCGATGATGGGGGCCGTGCTGCAAGCGCCCCTGGCAGCGTTGATGGCGCTGCTTGAGCTAACCCATTCGCCGAACATTATGCTACCGGGCATGTTAGTGGTCGTCGTGGCTTGCCTAACGTCACGCCAGCTAACGGGTTGTGAAGGTTTTTTTATCAGCTCGGTACGCTACGGGTTGCATCCACTTCAACAGCCTTTGATGCAGGCGCTTTCGCGGGTTTCAGTGCCTGCGGTAATGGAGCGACAGTTAGTTCGTACAGAGCGCATGATAACGCCAAACCATGCGCGCCGTTTACTGGAAAGCAGTCCCGTCTGGCTGGTGATTGAGCGCTCCAGCAGTGAAAAACCGGTGTTGGCGCTCAAAGCCGCAGAGCTTGCCCGCTGGTTGTTGGAGCACGATAAGGCGCTTGAGGGAGAAGCCCCACCGGACGACGAATTGATCGATTTACTTGAAGTTCCCGGTCAGCGTCTGGAAATGGCGCCTATTGCGTTGCAAGCCACACTCTCTGAGGCATTTTTAAAATTGCAGGCAGATACGCTGGATGCGCTCTATGTGGTTCACGGTTATCGACCAAAGCAGCAGCGTATTTCAGGTATCATTACCCGTGATGCTATCGAGCGTTACTATCACTACGTTGACCCTCTCAGTGTTGAAAGCCAAAGTGCTGAAAAAAAGCCCTGA
- the mnmG gene encoding tRNA uridine-5-carboxymethylaminomethyl(34) synthesis enzyme MnmG, whose protein sequence is MNYPDRFDVIVIGGGHAGTEAALASARMGCQTLLLTHNIETLGQMSCNPAIGGIGKSHLVKEIDALGGAMGLATDLGGIQFRVLNARKGPAVRATRAQADRIRYKAAIRGMLENQPNLTIFQQAAGDLIVDNHTVRGVVTETGIRFHAESVVLSTGTFLGGVIHIGLDQSRGGRAGDPPSNALAERLRALPFHVDRLKTGTPPRIDAKTVDFSQLEEQPGDTPTPVMSYLGSREMHPQQVSCHIAHTNERTHEIILGNLDRSPMYSGVIEGIGPRYCPSIEDKVHRFADKSSHQVFIEPEGLDTHELYPNGISTSLPFDVQLQVVRSIKGLENAHITRPGYAIEYDFFDPRDLKHSLETKFIHNLFFAGQINGTTGYEEAGAQGLLAGLNAARRAKQLEAWYPRRDEAYLGVLVDDLITMGTKEPYRMFTSRAEYRLLLREDNADLRLTEKGRELGLVDDTRWAAFSEKRDAIERETARLATVWVQPNTPAADKIAEKTGKPLPREYCLSDLLKRPELTYADIATLPGLEEAGVEDDAVTEQVQIQAKYQGYIERQQDEIDKLKRHEATPLPAELDYDRVEGLSNEIRQKLSEARPETLAHAARISGVTPSAVSILLVHLKKRRLVSSSEVVNG, encoded by the coding sequence TTGAACTACCCCGACCGCTTTGACGTGATTGTCATCGGCGGTGGCCATGCGGGAACTGAAGCCGCATTGGCCTCTGCTCGCATGGGCTGTCAAACCCTATTGCTGACCCACAACATCGAGACGCTTGGCCAAATGTCGTGTAATCCTGCGATTGGCGGGATCGGCAAGAGCCATTTGGTGAAAGAAATTGATGCGCTCGGTGGCGCAATGGGGCTAGCCACGGACCTCGGCGGCATCCAGTTTCGTGTGCTTAACGCACGCAAAGGACCAGCAGTACGAGCAACCCGCGCTCAAGCGGACCGCATTCGCTACAAAGCAGCCATTCGCGGCATGCTGGAAAACCAGCCTAACCTGACGATTTTTCAGCAGGCGGCAGGTGATCTGATTGTGGATAACCACACCGTGCGCGGCGTCGTGACCGAAACCGGCATTCGCTTCCACGCGGAATCTGTCGTGCTCTCAACCGGTACCTTCCTGGGCGGTGTTATCCACATCGGGTTAGATCAAAGCCGGGGTGGCCGCGCGGGTGACCCACCTTCGAACGCGCTTGCAGAGCGGCTACGTGCGTTGCCGTTTCACGTTGACCGTCTCAAAACCGGGACACCGCCACGTATCGATGCCAAGACGGTTGATTTTTCCCAATTGGAAGAGCAGCCAGGCGATACGCCTACTCCGGTGATGTCTTACCTCGGCTCCCGGGAAATGCATCCCCAGCAGGTGAGCTGCCATATCGCGCACACCAACGAGCGTACCCACGAGATTATTCTGGGTAACTTAGATCGTTCGCCGATGTACTCCGGCGTGATTGAAGGGATTGGTCCGCGCTACTGCCCGTCGATTGAAGACAAAGTGCACCGCTTTGCCGATAAATCGAGCCACCAGGTGTTTATTGAGCCGGAAGGGTTAGATACCCACGAGCTCTATCCCAACGGCATTTCGACCTCGCTGCCTTTTGATGTGCAGCTACAGGTCGTGCGCTCGATCAAAGGCTTAGAAAACGCGCACATTACGCGTCCTGGCTATGCCATCGAGTACGATTTCTTCGATCCACGGGATTTGAAACACTCGCTGGAAACGAAATTTATCCACAACCTGTTTTTTGCCGGGCAGATCAACGGCACAACCGGGTATGAAGAAGCGGGCGCTCAAGGGCTGCTGGCTGGCCTAAACGCCGCACGGCGCGCAAAACAGCTTGAGGCGTGGTATCCCCGCCGTGATGAAGCCTACCTGGGCGTATTGGTAGATGACTTAATCACCATGGGCACCAAAGAGCCCTACCGCATGTTCACCTCTCGGGCGGAATACCGTCTTCTGCTACGCGAAGACAACGCCGATCTTCGCCTGACCGAAAAAGGCCGTGAACTTGGTCTGGTAGACGATACCCGCTGGGCAGCCTTTAGCGAGAAACGCGACGCCATCGAGCGTGAAACAGCGCGGCTAGCCACCGTATGGGTGCAGCCAAATACCCCTGCAGCAGATAAAATTGCTGAAAAAACCGGCAAGCCATTGCCACGTGAGTACTGCTTAAGCGATCTACTCAAGCGTCCTGAGCTTACTTACGCTGATATTGCAACGTTGCCTGGTTTGGAAGAGGCTGGCGTTGAAGACGATGCCGTTACTGAGCAAGTACAAATCCAGGCGAAATACCAGGGTTACATCGAGCGTCAACAGGACGAGATCGATAAGCTAAAGCGTCATGAAGCAACGCCGCTACCTGCTGAACTGGACTATGACCGCGTAGAGGGCCTCTCTAACGAGATTCGTCAGAAGCTGAGTGAAGCACGACCAGAAACGCTGGCTCATGCGGCACGCATCTCGGGAGTAACGCCCTCGGCGGTATCAATTTTATTAGTCCATTTGAAAAAGCGCCGTTTGGTGAGTAGTTCTGAGGTAGTTAACGGATGA
- the erpA gene encoding iron-sulfur cluster insertion protein ErpA → MSGAEAFVPTPLLLSDSARSRINALIEEESNPALKLRVYVTGGGCSGFQYGFDFAENVAEDDTLIEFGTATLVVDPLSYQYLVGSTIDYEEGLAGARFRVQNPNATTTCGCGASFMV, encoded by the coding sequence ATGAGCGGTGCAGAAGCTTTTGTTCCAACCCCTCTACTTTTATCTGATAGCGCACGCAGTCGCATCAACGCGCTAATAGAAGAAGAGAGCAATCCAGCGCTCAAACTACGCGTTTATGTGACCGGCGGTGGCTGTTCAGGATTTCAATATGGTTTTGATTTCGCTGAAAACGTCGCCGAAGACGATACGCTGATTGAGTTTGGCACTGCCACGCTAGTGGTCGATCCACTCTCCTATCAGTATTTAGTAGGTTCCACTATCGATTATGAAGAGGGTCTTGCCGGGGCGCGTTTTCGCGTGCAAAACCCCAATGCTACGACTACCTGTGGCTGTGGCGCCTCATTTATGGTCTAA
- a CDS encoding ATP synthase subunit I, with protein MPHVSTAQRRSLDFRRLFQAQLATTVFIMVVASAVSGSQATLSALMGGIVSILPAIYFVWRGTRRTAKQPQRNVLNLYQAAMGKFGLTVALFALVFALVPPSNPAYFFVAYVVAQLMYWLTPWLVRERSTP; from the coding sequence GTGCCCCATGTTTCTACTGCTCAACGCCGTTCGTTAGATTTTAGAAGGCTGTTTCAAGCCCAGCTAGCAACAACTGTTTTCATTATGGTGGTTGCTAGTGCAGTATCGGGAAGCCAAGCAACGCTATCAGCGCTAATGGGGGGTATTGTCAGTATTTTGCCCGCTATCTATTTTGTCTGGCGCGGCACCCGACGTACTGCCAAACAGCCTCAGCGTAACGTACTTAATTTATACCAAGCAGCAATGGGCAAGTTTGGTTTGACGGTGGCGCTATTTGCACTGGTGTTTGCCCTAGTGCCGCCCTCAAACCCAGCTTATTTCTTTGTCGCCTATGTGGTGGCCCAACTCATGTACTGGCTAACACCTTGGCTTGTGCGCGAGCGGTCAACCCCTTAA